A genomic stretch from Hemibagrus wyckioides isolate EC202008001 linkage group LG18, SWU_Hwy_1.0, whole genome shotgun sequence includes:
- the LOC131369245 gene encoding signal-induced proliferation-associated 1-like protein 3 isoform X3, which yields MEFTRLNTSNENDSSDGGWHMVIAPRSAEKSSDQQDQLDGEFCRSLPRAHFLRPGCFHAAAERGAFSPESHDLCFKGKWLQDQRSWGSKSSANVAHSCSPNPLAQPGFYSPKIPRSRPCDPSTEFSMTKNTKEYDAHTLPLPHTKLAVFKQRQVDTKSKNVFGQPRVIATLRSGCTPRPVHKTTVVEDLKKLILMDDTTDSPTQPSRSATECLQDSSSPKPLMFSSPVLTRHPVPRPNHLSLQSDPSLCQQRRGLSDTLVWDQDVQYDQEPLNLTNTACKLDWTSLVNAAEAYETQEMANLLAGESRDIQSVTMCSLSFLTNSLTWRPC from the exons ATGGAGTTTACAAGGCTGAACACGTCGAATGAAAATGACAGTTcag ATGGAGGATGGCACATGGTGATTGCCCCTCGTTCAGCTGAGAAAAGCTCAGATCAGCAGGACCAGCTGGACGGGGAGTTTTGCAGAAGCCTTCCAAGG GCACATTTTCTGCGTCCTGGCTGTTTTCATGCTGCAGCGGAGCGAGGTGCGTTTTCTCCTGAAAGCCATGACCTCTGCTTCAAGGGCAAATGGCTGCAGGATCAGCGCTCCTGGGGCAGTAAGAGTTCTGCGAATGTGGCTCACTCATGTAGTCCAAACCCACTCGCCCAGCCAGGTTTCTACAGCCCAAAAATTCCTCGATCCAGACCTTGCGATCCTTCAACAGAGTTTTCCATGACCAAGAACACAAAGGAGTACGATGCTCATACACTGCCATTACCTCACACCAAATTAGCTGTTTTCAAGCAAAG GCAGGTGGACACAAAGTCAAAGAATGTGTTTGGTCAGCCCCGTGTGATCGCTACACTCCGGTCAGGCTGCACCCCACGACCTGTTCACAAGACCACTGTAGTGGAGGACCTGAAAAAGCTCATTCTTATGGATGACACAACTGACTCA cCAACCCAACCAAGCAGAAGTGCTACTGAGTGTCTTCAAGACTCATCTTCACCAAAGCCCTTAATGTTCTCCAGCCCTGTCCTCACCAGGCATCCTGTACCCAGACCCAACCACCTCTCTCTGCAATCTGACCCCTCAT tgtgcCAGCAGCGACGTGGACTCTCCGACACTCTGGTGTGGGaccaggatgttcagtatgatCAGGAACCCCTGAATCTGACGAATACAGCATGCAAGCTTGACTGGACCAGCTTGGTGAATGCAGCTGAGGCTTATGAGA CGCAGGAGATGGCTAACCTCCTGGCTGGTGAGTCACGTGACATTCAGTCAG TGACAATGTGTTCGTTGAGTTTCCTGACCAACTCTCTCACCTGGAGGCCATGCTGA
- the itpkca gene encoding inositol-trisphosphate 3-kinase C: MTKTPSSAAPCPRVGDMIQSLHWPPQPAQQSRVVALRAPPPPPPPELVVTCEPGVAQTEHRNTSGLSCGSQADEESQCSDSGFGGSPASSLGLRKLSDCSSVGLSPSSSFEEYEEEFPGNTDRKDTATRSDAEKNKNMVNWSPVVVPLKERAPWVQVVGHAGNFQTAGDGKLLKKYCASEQQCLQRLMDDVLQPFVPRYHGVTRRDEQEYNLMDDLLSFFDSPCIMDCKMGSRTYLEEELKKARKHPQPRKDMYEKMIAVDPEAPTPEEKVQQAVLKTRYMQWRETLSSTATLGFRIEGIKKSDGSCNTNFKRTKYKEEVVQALDDFVDSNVTLLRNYQQRLKELRLVLEKSHFFRTHEVVGSSLLFVHDQSGRAGVWMIDFGKTASMPPPLTLDHRSPWVEGNREDGYLWGLDNFIDLLTGMLAVQ; the protein is encoded by the exons ATGACCAAAACCCCCTCCAGCGCTGCTCCGTGTCCGCGTGTTGGAGACATGATCCAGAGTTTACACTGGCCCCCTCAGCCAGCGCAGCAGAGCCGTGTTGTGGCCCTGcgtgctcctcctcctcctcctcctcctgagcTGGTTGTGACCTGTGAGCCCGGTGTGGCCCAAACCGAGCACCGGAACACGAGCGGACTTTCCTGCGGCTCTCAAGCCGATGAGGAGTCGCAGTGCTCGGACAGCGGCTTTGGCGGCTCCCCCGCCTCCTCTCTCGGGCTGAGAAAGCTCTCAGATTGCTCCTCTGTGGGCCTTTCTCCTTCCTCCAGTTTTGAGGAGTATGAGGAGGAGTTTCCTGGGAATACTGACCGGAAGGACACGGCGACCCGGAGCGATGCG gAGAAGAATAAAAACATGGTAAACTGGTCTCCGGTTGTGGTGCCGTTAAAGGAGCGTGCTCCCTGGGTCCAAGTGGTTGGCCATGCAG GTAATTTTCAGACAGCTGGTGATGGGAAGCTCCTGAAGAAGTACTGTGCGAGCGAGCAGCAGTGTCTGCAGCGTCTCATGGACGATGTGCTGCAGCCCTTTGTGCCGAGGTACCACGGCGTGACCCGGCGAGACGAGCAGGAGTACAACCTCATGGACGACTTGCTGTCTTTCTTTGACTCGCCCTGCATTATGGACTGCAAAATGGGAAGCCG GACCTACTTggaggaggaactgaagaaagcaCGGAAGCATCCTCAGCCTCGCAAAGACATGTATGAGAAGATGATAGCGGTGGACCCCGAGGCTCCGACTCCAGAGGAAAAAGTCCAGCAAGCGGTACTTAAAACCAGATACATGCAGTGGAGGGAGACGCTGAGCTCCACAGCCACACTGGGCTTCCGCATCGAGGGCATCAAG AAATCGGACGGCTCGTGTAACACCAATTTTAAAAGGACAAAGTATAAGGAGGAAGTGGTGCAGGCGCTGGACGACTTTGTTGACTCCAACGTCACACTGCTG AGAAATTACCAACAGAGACTGAAGGAGCTGCGGCTGGTCCTGGAGAAATCCCACTTCTTCAGAACTCATGAG GTGGTGGGCAGCTCGCTGCTGTTCGTTCATGACCAGAGCGGCCGTGCCGGCGTGTGGATGATCGATTTTGGGAAGACCGCGTCGATGCCTCCTCCTCTCACGCTGGACCACCGCAGCCCGTGGGTGGAGGGAAACCGGGAGGACGGCTACCTCTGGGGCCTGGACAATTTTATTGACCTTTTAACTGGAATGCTGGCTGTGCAGTGA
- the LOC131369242 gene encoding meiosis initiator protein-like isoform X1, whose translation MMPGRVKEKDNSSKKRNRYYWNTSWSNSLKEISCLLPVSEPACGRALSKKKILIHMLQYFDFLQTHIQRLHSTLPPHCLPETNDRESDSESEDTALSEPSTPPCILKAKRKYSCGHPRKKDTSNSELYDDKNQTLHKEGDRHVMTVTKGERPYTRPADETAWSAEDNSSLPCSSDSNYSVLPTTSSSTTGSTVDLESPCQGSQCSICDARTGSEDGGQGNKELASPFSGSFILKDQMFGVLPPLEKKQLDDSPSLPHMPVLPFLPLLGCREGLNLSPSLLTSPTRGLSHTLLPEGQEELQMLFEDVWVTPNPAAPKSEEVDKCLDDITWTPNQHQHMKKGSKGHHKMACRKGQTVAGQKKKCVNGFLMFCRLNRRLYLRTHPGLPSTVVTKELANLWHIMPKQERRVYCLKARQFSREHNRNVRSKGQEAEEEEEACIPSPLHMLLAHRDLWFTSSGKA comes from the exons ATGATGCCAGGccgtgtgaaagagaaagacaacTCTAGCAAGAAAAG GAATCGATATTACTGGAACACAAGCTGGAGTAATAGCCTGAAGGAGATCAGCTGCCTTCTTCCTGTTTCTGAGCCAGCTTGTGGACGAGCTCTTTCTAAG AAAAAGATACTAATCCACATGCTACAGTACTTTGACTTTCTTCAAACCCATATTCAGAGATTACACAGCACGCTCCCTCCTCACTGCCTTCCAGAAACCAATGACAGAG agtCCGATTCCGAGAGTGAAGACACAGCTCTCTCAGAGCCCAGCACACCTCCATGCATATTAAAAGCCAAGCGCAAATATAGCTGTGGTCACCCCCGCAAGAAAGACACATCGAACTCAG AACTGTATGATGACAAAAATCAGACTCTTCATAAAGAAGGTGATAGACATGTAATGACAGTTACTAAAGGAGAGCGTCCCTATACACGGCCTGCCGATGAAACTGCGTGGTCTGCTGAGGACAACAGTTCGCTTCCATGTTCTTCTGATTCCAACTACAGTGTTCTGCCAACAACCTCCTCGTCCACAACAG GAAGCACAGTGGATCTGGAATCACCTTGTCAAGGAAGCCAGTGCTCTATTTGTGATGCTAGGACAGGAAGTGAAGATGGCGGTCAAGGAAACAAGGAGCTTGCTTCTCCTTTTTCagg GTCATTTATTCTGAAAGACCAGATGTTTGGAGTTCTTCCtcctttggaaaaaaaacagttggaTGATAGTCCCAGCCTTCCACATATGCCTGTGCTACCAtttctgccactgctgggatGTCGAGAAGGCCTGAATCTCAGTCCCTCTCTGCTCACATCACCAACTCGAGGCCTCAGTCACACACTGCTACCTGAAGGACAGGAGGAACTGCAGA TGTTATTTGAAGATGTGTGGGTCACTCCTAACCCTGCTGCGCCGAAG agCGAGGAAGTGGACAAATGTTTAGATGACATCACCTGGACCCCAAATCAGCACCAGCATATGAAGAAAGGCAGCAAAGGACACCACAAGATGGCCTGTAGAAAAGGCCAGACTGTTGCAGGCCAGAAGAAGAAATGTGTGAATGGATTTTTAATGTTCTGTCGCCTGAACAGGAGATTGTATCTCAG GACCCACCCAGGACTTCCATCTACTGTAGTGACCAAAGAGCTGGCTAACTTGTGGCACATCATGCCAAAACAAGAGCGGCGCGTTTACTG CCTGAAGGCCCGTCAGTTCAGTCGTGAGCACAACCGTAATGTCCGCAGTAAAGGCCAGGAggcagaagaggaagaggaggcttGCATTCCCAGTCCACTGCACATGTTACTGGCACACAGAGACCTGTGGTTTACCTCCAGCGGAAAGGCCTGA
- the LOC131369242 gene encoding meiosis initiator protein-like isoform X4, which yields MMPGRVKEKDNSSKKRNRYYWNTSWSNSLKEISCLLPVSEPACGRALSKKKILIHMLQYFDFLQTHIQRLHSTLPPHCLPETNDRESDSESEDTALSEPSTPPCILKAKRKYSCGHPRKKDTSNSGSTVDLESPCQGSQCSICDARTGSEDGGQGNKELASPFSGSFILKDQMFGVLPPLEKKQLDDSPSLPHMPVLPFLPLLGCREGLNLSPSLLTSPTRGLSHTLLPEGQEELQMLFEDVWVTPNPAAPKSEEVDKCLDDITWTPNQHQHMKKGSKGHHKMACRKGQTVAGQKKKCVNGFLMFCRLNRRLYLRTHPGLPSTVVTKELANLWHIMPKQERRVYCLKARQFSREHNRNVRSKGQEAEEEEEACIPSPLHMLLAHRDLWFTSSGKA from the exons ATGATGCCAGGccgtgtgaaagagaaagacaacTCTAGCAAGAAAAG GAATCGATATTACTGGAACACAAGCTGGAGTAATAGCCTGAAGGAGATCAGCTGCCTTCTTCCTGTTTCTGAGCCAGCTTGTGGACGAGCTCTTTCTAAG AAAAAGATACTAATCCACATGCTACAGTACTTTGACTTTCTTCAAACCCATATTCAGAGATTACACAGCACGCTCCCTCCTCACTGCCTTCCAGAAACCAATGACAGAG agtCCGATTCCGAGAGTGAAGACACAGCTCTCTCAGAGCCCAGCACACCTCCATGCATATTAAAAGCCAAGCGCAAATATAGCTGTGGTCACCCCCGCAAGAAAGACACATCGAACTCAG GAAGCACAGTGGATCTGGAATCACCTTGTCAAGGAAGCCAGTGCTCTATTTGTGATGCTAGGACAGGAAGTGAAGATGGCGGTCAAGGAAACAAGGAGCTTGCTTCTCCTTTTTCagg GTCATTTATTCTGAAAGACCAGATGTTTGGAGTTCTTCCtcctttggaaaaaaaacagttggaTGATAGTCCCAGCCTTCCACATATGCCTGTGCTACCAtttctgccactgctgggatGTCGAGAAGGCCTGAATCTCAGTCCCTCTCTGCTCACATCACCAACTCGAGGCCTCAGTCACACACTGCTACCTGAAGGACAGGAGGAACTGCAGA TGTTATTTGAAGATGTGTGGGTCACTCCTAACCCTGCTGCGCCGAAG agCGAGGAAGTGGACAAATGTTTAGATGACATCACCTGGACCCCAAATCAGCACCAGCATATGAAGAAAGGCAGCAAAGGACACCACAAGATGGCCTGTAGAAAAGGCCAGACTGTTGCAGGCCAGAAGAAGAAATGTGTGAATGGATTTTTAATGTTCTGTCGCCTGAACAGGAGATTGTATCTCAG GACCCACCCAGGACTTCCATCTACTGTAGTGACCAAAGAGCTGGCTAACTTGTGGCACATCATGCCAAAACAAGAGCGGCGCGTTTACTG CCTGAAGGCCCGTCAGTTCAGTCGTGAGCACAACCGTAATGTCCGCAGTAAAGGCCAGGAggcagaagaggaagaggaggcttGCATTCCCAGTCCACTGCACATGTTACTGGCACACAGAGACCTGTGGTTTACCTCCAGCGGAAAGGCCTGA
- the LOC131369242 gene encoding meiosis initiator protein-like isoform X2, translating to MMPGRVKEKDNSSKKRNRYYWNTSWSNSLKEISCLLPVSEPACGRALSKKKILIHMLQYFDFLQTHIQRLHSTLPPHCLPETNDRESDSESEDTALSEPSTPPCILKAKRKYSCGHPRKKDTSNSVTKGERPYTRPADETAWSAEDNSSLPCSSDSNYSVLPTTSSSTTGSTVDLESPCQGSQCSICDARTGSEDGGQGNKELASPFSGSFILKDQMFGVLPPLEKKQLDDSPSLPHMPVLPFLPLLGCREGLNLSPSLLTSPTRGLSHTLLPEGQEELQMLFEDVWVTPNPAAPKSEEVDKCLDDITWTPNQHQHMKKGSKGHHKMACRKGQTVAGQKKKCVNGFLMFCRLNRRLYLRTHPGLPSTVVTKELANLWHIMPKQERRVYCLKARQFSREHNRNVRSKGQEAEEEEEACIPSPLHMLLAHRDLWFTSSGKA from the exons ATGATGCCAGGccgtgtgaaagagaaagacaacTCTAGCAAGAAAAG GAATCGATATTACTGGAACACAAGCTGGAGTAATAGCCTGAAGGAGATCAGCTGCCTTCTTCCTGTTTCTGAGCCAGCTTGTGGACGAGCTCTTTCTAAG AAAAAGATACTAATCCACATGCTACAGTACTTTGACTTTCTTCAAACCCATATTCAGAGATTACACAGCACGCTCCCTCCTCACTGCCTTCCAGAAACCAATGACAGAG agtCCGATTCCGAGAGTGAAGACACAGCTCTCTCAGAGCCCAGCACACCTCCATGCATATTAAAAGCCAAGCGCAAATATAGCTGTGGTCACCCCCGCAAGAAAGACACATCGAACTCAG TTACTAAAGGAGAGCGTCCCTATACACGGCCTGCCGATGAAACTGCGTGGTCTGCTGAGGACAACAGTTCGCTTCCATGTTCTTCTGATTCCAACTACAGTGTTCTGCCAACAACCTCCTCGTCCACAACAG GAAGCACAGTGGATCTGGAATCACCTTGTCAAGGAAGCCAGTGCTCTATTTGTGATGCTAGGACAGGAAGTGAAGATGGCGGTCAAGGAAACAAGGAGCTTGCTTCTCCTTTTTCagg GTCATTTATTCTGAAAGACCAGATGTTTGGAGTTCTTCCtcctttggaaaaaaaacagttggaTGATAGTCCCAGCCTTCCACATATGCCTGTGCTACCAtttctgccactgctgggatGTCGAGAAGGCCTGAATCTCAGTCCCTCTCTGCTCACATCACCAACTCGAGGCCTCAGTCACACACTGCTACCTGAAGGACAGGAGGAACTGCAGA TGTTATTTGAAGATGTGTGGGTCACTCCTAACCCTGCTGCGCCGAAG agCGAGGAAGTGGACAAATGTTTAGATGACATCACCTGGACCCCAAATCAGCACCAGCATATGAAGAAAGGCAGCAAAGGACACCACAAGATGGCCTGTAGAAAAGGCCAGACTGTTGCAGGCCAGAAGAAGAAATGTGTGAATGGATTTTTAATGTTCTGTCGCCTGAACAGGAGATTGTATCTCAG GACCCACCCAGGACTTCCATCTACTGTAGTGACCAAAGAGCTGGCTAACTTGTGGCACATCATGCCAAAACAAGAGCGGCGCGTTTACTG CCTGAAGGCCCGTCAGTTCAGTCGTGAGCACAACCGTAATGTCCGCAGTAAAGGCCAGGAggcagaagaggaagaggaggcttGCATTCCCAGTCCACTGCACATGTTACTGGCACACAGAGACCTGTGGTTTACCTCCAGCGGAAAGGCCTGA
- the LOC131369245 gene encoding uncharacterized protein LOC131369245 isoform X2, whose product MEFTRLNTSNENDSSDGGWHMVIAPRSAEKSSDQQDQLDGEFCRSLPRAHFLRPGCFHAAAERGAFSPESHDLCFKGKWLQDQRSWGSKSSANVAHSCSPNPLAQPGFYSPKIPRSRPCDPSTEFSMTKNTKEYDAHTLPLPHTKLAVFKQRQVDTKSKNVFGQPRVIATLRSGCTPRPVHKTTVVEDLKKLILMDDTTDSPTQPSRSATECLQDSSSPKPLMFSSPVLTRHPVPRPNHLSLQSDPSLCQQRRGLSDTLVWDQDVQYDQEPLNLTNTACKLDWTSLRRRWLTSWLVSHVTFSQVRALNHTVHTSLILSVKLQMTMCSLSFLTNSLTWRPC is encoded by the exons ATGGAGTTTACAAGGCTGAACACGTCGAATGAAAATGACAGTTcag ATGGAGGATGGCACATGGTGATTGCCCCTCGTTCAGCTGAGAAAAGCTCAGATCAGCAGGACCAGCTGGACGGGGAGTTTTGCAGAAGCCTTCCAAGG GCACATTTTCTGCGTCCTGGCTGTTTTCATGCTGCAGCGGAGCGAGGTGCGTTTTCTCCTGAAAGCCATGACCTCTGCTTCAAGGGCAAATGGCTGCAGGATCAGCGCTCCTGGGGCAGTAAGAGTTCTGCGAATGTGGCTCACTCATGTAGTCCAAACCCACTCGCCCAGCCAGGTTTCTACAGCCCAAAAATTCCTCGATCCAGACCTTGCGATCCTTCAACAGAGTTTTCCATGACCAAGAACACAAAGGAGTACGATGCTCATACACTGCCATTACCTCACACCAAATTAGCTGTTTTCAAGCAAAG GCAGGTGGACACAAAGTCAAAGAATGTGTTTGGTCAGCCCCGTGTGATCGCTACACTCCGGTCAGGCTGCACCCCACGACCTGTTCACAAGACCACTGTAGTGGAGGACCTGAAAAAGCTCATTCTTATGGATGACACAACTGACTCA cCAACCCAACCAAGCAGAAGTGCTACTGAGTGTCTTCAAGACTCATCTTCACCAAAGCCCTTAATGTTCTCCAGCCCTGTCCTCACCAGGCATCCTGTACCCAGACCCAACCACCTCTCTCTGCAATCTGACCCCTCAT tgtgcCAGCAGCGACGTGGACTCTCCGACACTCTGGTGTGGGaccaggatgttcagtatgatCAGGAACCCCTGAATCTGACGAATACAGCATGCAAGCTTGACTGGACCAGCTTG CGCAGGAGATGGCTAACCTCCTGGCTGGTGAGTCACGTGACATTCAGTCAGGTACGAGCCCTGAACCACACAGTCCACACCTCGCTCATTCTCTCAGTGAAGCTTCAGA TGACAATGTGTTCGTTGAGTTTCCTGACCAACTCTCTCACCTGGAGGCCATGCTGA
- the LOC131369242 gene encoding uncharacterized protein LOC131369242 isoform X3 — MLQYFDFLQTHIQRLHSTLPPHCLPETNDRESDSESEDTALSEPSTPPCILKAKRKYSCGHPRKKDTSNSELYDDKNQTLHKEGDRHVMTVTKGERPYTRPADETAWSAEDNSSLPCSSDSNYSVLPTTSSSTTGSTVDLESPCQGSQCSICDARTGSEDGGQGNKELASPFSGSFILKDQMFGVLPPLEKKQLDDSPSLPHMPVLPFLPLLGCREGLNLSPSLLTSPTRGLSHTLLPEGQEELQMLFEDVWVTPNPAAPKSEEVDKCLDDITWTPNQHQHMKKGSKGHHKMACRKGQTVAGQKKKCVNGFLMFCRLNRRLYLRTHPGLPSTVVTKELANLWHIMPKQERRVYCLKARQFSREHNRNVRSKGQEAEEEEEACIPSPLHMLLAHRDLWFTSSGKA; from the exons ATGCTACAGTACTTTGACTTTCTTCAAACCCATATTCAGAGATTACACAGCACGCTCCCTCCTCACTGCCTTCCAGAAACCAATGACAGAG agtCCGATTCCGAGAGTGAAGACACAGCTCTCTCAGAGCCCAGCACACCTCCATGCATATTAAAAGCCAAGCGCAAATATAGCTGTGGTCACCCCCGCAAGAAAGACACATCGAACTCAG AACTGTATGATGACAAAAATCAGACTCTTCATAAAGAAGGTGATAGACATGTAATGACAGTTACTAAAGGAGAGCGTCCCTATACACGGCCTGCCGATGAAACTGCGTGGTCTGCTGAGGACAACAGTTCGCTTCCATGTTCTTCTGATTCCAACTACAGTGTTCTGCCAACAACCTCCTCGTCCACAACAG GAAGCACAGTGGATCTGGAATCACCTTGTCAAGGAAGCCAGTGCTCTATTTGTGATGCTAGGACAGGAAGTGAAGATGGCGGTCAAGGAAACAAGGAGCTTGCTTCTCCTTTTTCagg GTCATTTATTCTGAAAGACCAGATGTTTGGAGTTCTTCCtcctttggaaaaaaaacagttggaTGATAGTCCCAGCCTTCCACATATGCCTGTGCTACCAtttctgccactgctgggatGTCGAGAAGGCCTGAATCTCAGTCCCTCTCTGCTCACATCACCAACTCGAGGCCTCAGTCACACACTGCTACCTGAAGGACAGGAGGAACTGCAGA TGTTATTTGAAGATGTGTGGGTCACTCCTAACCCTGCTGCGCCGAAG agCGAGGAAGTGGACAAATGTTTAGATGACATCACCTGGACCCCAAATCAGCACCAGCATATGAAGAAAGGCAGCAAAGGACACCACAAGATGGCCTGTAGAAAAGGCCAGACTGTTGCAGGCCAGAAGAAGAAATGTGTGAATGGATTTTTAATGTTCTGTCGCCTGAACAGGAGATTGTATCTCAG GACCCACCCAGGACTTCCATCTACTGTAGTGACCAAAGAGCTGGCTAACTTGTGGCACATCATGCCAAAACAAGAGCGGCGCGTTTACTG CCTGAAGGCCCGTCAGTTCAGTCGTGAGCACAACCGTAATGTCCGCAGTAAAGGCCAGGAggcagaagaggaagaggaggcttGCATTCCCAGTCCACTGCACATGTTACTGGCACACAGAGACCTGTGGTTTACCTCCAGCGGAAAGGCCTGA
- the LOC131369245 gene encoding signal-induced proliferation-associated 1-like protein 3 isoform X1, whose amino-acid sequence MEFTRLNTSNENDSSDGGWHMVIAPRSAEKSSDQQDQLDGEFCRSLPRAHFLRPGCFHAAAERGAFSPESHDLCFKGKWLQDQRSWGSKSSANVAHSCSPNPLAQPGFYSPKIPRSRPCDPSTEFSMTKNTKEYDAHTLPLPHTKLAVFKQRQVDTKSKNVFGQPRVIATLRSGCTPRPVHKTTVVEDLKKLILMDDTTDSPTQPSRSATECLQDSSSPKPLMFSSPVLTRHPVPRPNHLSLQSDPSLCQQRRGLSDTLVWDQDVQYDQEPLNLTNTACKLDWTSLVNAAEAYETQEMANLLAGESRDIQSGTSPEPHSPHLAHSLSEASDDNVFVEFPDQLSHLEAMLMRLSTDLLKEKKDKVALLAEVLKLRMSNQHLKEESLSANAQLHKICQMFSINPESVE is encoded by the exons ATGGAGTTTACAAGGCTGAACACGTCGAATGAAAATGACAGTTcag ATGGAGGATGGCACATGGTGATTGCCCCTCGTTCAGCTGAGAAAAGCTCAGATCAGCAGGACCAGCTGGACGGGGAGTTTTGCAGAAGCCTTCCAAGG GCACATTTTCTGCGTCCTGGCTGTTTTCATGCTGCAGCGGAGCGAGGTGCGTTTTCTCCTGAAAGCCATGACCTCTGCTTCAAGGGCAAATGGCTGCAGGATCAGCGCTCCTGGGGCAGTAAGAGTTCTGCGAATGTGGCTCACTCATGTAGTCCAAACCCACTCGCCCAGCCAGGTTTCTACAGCCCAAAAATTCCTCGATCCAGACCTTGCGATCCTTCAACAGAGTTTTCCATGACCAAGAACACAAAGGAGTACGATGCTCATACACTGCCATTACCTCACACCAAATTAGCTGTTTTCAAGCAAAG GCAGGTGGACACAAAGTCAAAGAATGTGTTTGGTCAGCCCCGTGTGATCGCTACACTCCGGTCAGGCTGCACCCCACGACCTGTTCACAAGACCACTGTAGTGGAGGACCTGAAAAAGCTCATTCTTATGGATGACACAACTGACTCA cCAACCCAACCAAGCAGAAGTGCTACTGAGTGTCTTCAAGACTCATCTTCACCAAAGCCCTTAATGTTCTCCAGCCCTGTCCTCACCAGGCATCCTGTACCCAGACCCAACCACCTCTCTCTGCAATCTGACCCCTCAT tgtgcCAGCAGCGACGTGGACTCTCCGACACTCTGGTGTGGGaccaggatgttcagtatgatCAGGAACCCCTGAATCTGACGAATACAGCATGCAAGCTTGACTGGACCAGCTTGGTGAATGCAGCTGAGGCTTATGAGA CGCAGGAGATGGCTAACCTCCTGGCTGGTGAGTCACGTGACATTCAGTCAGGTACGAGCCCTGAACCACACAGTCCACACCTCGCTCATTCTCTCAGTGAAGCTTCAGA TGACAATGTGTTCGTTGAGTTTCCTGACCAACTCTCTCACCTGGAGGCCATGCTGATGAGACTCAGCACTGATCTCCTGAAG GAGAAGAAGGACAAGGTGGCTTTGCTAGCTGAGGTGTTGAAACTTCGCATGAGCAACCAGCACCTGAAAGAGGAATCGCTGTCGGCTAACGCGCAGCTGCACAAAATCTGCCAGATGTTCAGCATAAACCCTGAATCCGTAGAGTAG